The Miscanthus floridulus cultivar M001 chromosome 7, ASM1932011v1, whole genome shotgun sequence genome includes a region encoding these proteins:
- the LOC136466901 gene encoding phosphoenolpyruvate carboxylase 1-like produces the protein MPERHQSIDAQLRLLAPGKVSEDDKLVEYDALLVDRFLDILQDLHGPHLREFVQECYELSAEYENDRDEARLGELGSKLTSLPPGDSIVVASSFSHMLNLANLAEEVQVAQRRRIKLKRRDFADEASAPTESDIEETLKRLVSQLGKSREEVFDALKSQTVDLVFTAHPTQSVRRSLLQKHGRIRNCLRQLYAKDITADDKQELDEALQREIQAAFRTDEIRRTPPTPQDEMRAGMSYFHETIWKGVPKFLRRIDTALKNIGINERLPYNAPLIQFSSWMGGDRDGNPRVTPEVTRDVCLLARMMAANLYFSQIEDLMFELSMWRCSDELRIRADELHRSSRKAAKHYIEFWKQVPPNEPYRVILGDVRDKLYNTRERSRHLLSSGISEIPEEATFTNVEQFLEPLELCYRSLCACGDKPIADGSLLDFLRQVSTFGLALVKLDIRQESDRHTDVLDSITTHLGIGSYAEWSEEKRQDWLLSELRGKRPLFGSDLPQTEETADVLGTFHVLAELPADCFGAYIISMATAPSDVLAVELLQRECHVKQPLRVVPLFEKLADLEAAPAAVARLFSIDWYMNRINGKQEVMIGYSDSGKDAGRLSAAWQMYKAQEELIKVAKHYGVKLTMFHGRGGTVGRGGGPTHLAILSQPPDTIHGSLRVTVQGEVIEHSFGEELLCFRTLQRYTAATLEHGMHPPISPKPEWRALMDEMAVVATKEYRSIVFQEPRFVEYFRSATPETEYGRMNIGSRPSKRKPSGGIESLRAIPWIFAWTQTRFHLPVWLGFGAAIKHIMQKDIRNIHVLKEMYNEWPFFRVTLDLLEMVFAKGDPGIAAVYDKLLVAEDLQSFGEQLRKNYEETKELLLQVAGHKDVLEGDPYLKQRLRLRESYITTLNVCQAYTLKRIRDPSFQVSPQPPLSKEFTDESQPAELVQLNQQSEYAPGLEDTLILTMKGIAAGMQNTG, from the exons ATGCCGGAGCGGCACCAGTCGATCGATGCGCAGCTGCGGCTGCTGGCCCCCGGGAAGGTCTCCGAGGACGACAAGCTCGTCGAGTACGACGCCCTCCTCGTCGACCGCTTCCTTGACATCCTCCAGGACCTGCACGGCCCCCACCTGCGCGAATTC GTGCAGGAGTGCTACGAGCTCTCGGCGGAGTACGAGAACGACCGGGATGAGGCTCGGCTCGGCGAGCTCGGGAGCAAGCTCACCAGCCTGCCGCCGGGGGACTCCATCGTCGTCGCCAGTTCCTTCTCGCACATGCTCAACCTCGCCAACCTCGCCGAGGAAGTGCAGGTCGCGCAGCGCCGCCGGATCAAGCTCAAGCGTAGGGACTTCGCCGACGAGGCCTCCGCGCCCACCGAGTCGGATATCGAGGAGACGCTCAAGCGCCTCGTCTCGCAGCTCGGCAAGTCGCGGGAGGAGGTCTTCGACGCGCTCAAGAGCCAGACCGTCGACCTCGTCTTCACCGCCCACCCCACGCAGTCCGTGAGGAGGTCCCTTCTCCAGAAGCACGGCAG AATCCGTAACTGCCTGAGGCAGCTCTATGCCAAGGACATCACTGCTGACGACAAGCAGGAGCTTGATGAGGCACTTCAGAGGGAG ATTCAAGCCGCTTTCAGAACTGATGAAATCCGCAGAACCCCTCCCACTCCTCAAGATGAAATGCGTGCTGGAATGAGTTACTTCCATGAAACTATATGGAAGGGTGTACCAAAATTCTTGCGCCGTATTGACACTGCTCTAAAAAATATTGGGATCAATGAACGTCTCCCTTACAATGCTCCTCTCATTCAGTTCTCTTCCTGGATGGGTGGTGATCGTGATG GAAATCCAAGAGTAACACCAGAGGTTACACGGGATGTATGCTTGTTGGCAAGAATGATGGCTGCTAACTTGTACTTCTCTCAGATCGAAGATCTAATGTTTGAG CTCTCTATGTGGCGCTGCAGCGATGAACTTCGGATCCGTGCAGATGAACTACATCGCTCTTCAAGAAAAGCTGCAAAGCACTATATAG AATTCTGGAAGCAAGTTCCTCCGAATGAACCATATCGTGTCATACTTGGTGATGTCAGGGATAAATTGTACAACACACGTGAACGTTCTCGTCACCTATTGTCATCTGGAATTTCTGAGATTCCAGAGGAGGCAACTTTTACTAACGTTGAACAG TTTCTGGAACCTCTTGAACTCTGTTATAGATCATTATGTGCTTGTGGTGACAAACCTATAGCTGACGGAAGTCTTCTTGATTTCTTGCGTCAAGTATCAACTTTTGGGCTTGCCCTTGTGAAGCTTGACATCAGGCAGGAATCTGATCGACACACTGATGTCCTTGATTCAATAACGACACATCTTGGAATTGGCTCCTATGCTGAATGGTCTGAGGAGAAACGCCAGGATTGGCTGTTGTCTGAACTGAGGGGCAAACGTCCATTGTTTGGTTCTGATCTTCCTCAGACTGAAGAGACTGCTGATGTTTTAGGCACATTTCATGTCCTTGCAGAGCTTCCAGCAGATTGCTTTGGCGCGTATATCATCTCGATGGCAACTGCTCCATCTGATGTGCTTGCAGTTGAGCTTTTGCAGCGTGAGTGCCATGTAAAACAGCCACTGAGAGTTGTTCCACTCTTTGAGAAACTTGCAGATCTTGAAGCAGCTCCAGCAGCTGTAGCACGACTCTTTTCAATTGATTGGTACATGAATAGGATTAATGGCAAGCAGGAGGTcatgattggatattcagactctggCAAAGATGCCGGGCGTCTTTCTGCAGCATGGCAAATGTATAAAGCACAGGAAGAGCTCATCAAGGTGGCAAAGCATTATGGAGTGAAGTTGACAATGTTTCATGGAAGAGGTGGAACAGTTGGCAGAGGAGGTGGTCCCACTCATCTGGCCATATTATCTCAGCCACCAGACACGATACATGGATCGCTTCGTGTAACAGTTCAAGGTGAAGTTATTGAGCACTCCTTTGGAGAGGAGCTCTTGTGCTTTAGAACTTTGCAACGCTACACTGCAGCTACTCTTGAGCATGGCATGCATCCTCCAATTTCCCCCAAGCCAGAATGGCGTGCTTTGATGGATGAAATGGCTGTTGTAGCAACTAAAGAATATCGATCAATTGTCTTCCAAGAACCACGCTTTGTTGAATACTTCAGATCG GCTACGCCTGAGACTGAATATGGTAGGATGAATATTGGCAGCCGTCCCTCAAAGAGGAAGCCTAGTGGGGGAATAGAATCGCTCCGTGCAATTCCATGGATCTTTGCTTGGACACAAACAAGGTTCCATCTGCCTGTTTGGCTTGGATTTGGTGCAGCGATCAAGCACATCATGCAGAAGGACATCAGGAACATCCATGTACTGAAAGAAATGTACAATGAGTGGCCATTCTTCAGGGTCACCCTTGATTTGCTTGAGATGGTTTTCGCCAAGGGAGACCCAGGAATTGCAGCTGTATATGACAAATTGCTAGTGGCTGAGGATTTGCAATCCTTCGGTGAGCAACTGAGGAAGAACTATGAGGAGACAAAAGAGCTGCTCCTTCAG GTTGCTGGTCACAAGGACGTCCTTGAAGGCGATCCTTACCTGAAGCAGCGTCTGCGGCTGCGTGAGTCCTACATCACCACTCTGAACGTGTGCCAGGCCTACACCCTGAAGCGGATACGTGACCCGAGCTTCCAGGTGAGCCCGCAGCCGCCCCTGTCCAAGGAATTCACCGACGAGAGCCAGCCGGCGGAGCTGGTGCAGCTGAACCAGCAGAGCGAGTACGCCCCAGGCCTTGAGGACACACTGATCCTGACCATGAAGGGCATCGCTGCCGGCATGCAGAACACCGGCTAG